One Chaetodon trifascialis isolate fChaTrf1 chromosome 21, fChaTrf1.hap1, whole genome shotgun sequence genomic window carries:
- the tmem130 gene encoding transmembrane protein 130, whose product MLLLLVVQENIAGKLVFYQMDGNATYVRDTGELASDVPTETMFELFDPQKNFSKAKFTYTWDLGNGEVIQGTEPVVRYHYAESGNYTLRLKVGVNVTKYAPLLTDFYSMDVQVLDAIKNIELKGPSDYEVSQNTSLAFHVDGSPPMWVCWHFLPNCVSDMTGGCTLTILHENTLRLNHTFTSAGVHCLDISVHNDISKLQTSFSLYVKRKTNTHMFFILSCAAILVATFSFITVIACRPLHHHRSQIAATSNAIFLKNQDSDGKSSILFNFSNVERGEKEPLLLQHGAQYS is encoded by the exons ATGCTCCTTCTTCTGGTCGTCCAGG aaaatattGCTGGGAAGTTGGTTTTCTATCAGATGGACGGAAATGCCACCTATGTGAGGGACACAGGAGAACTGGCTTCAGATGTTCCCACTGAGACCATGTTTGAACTCTTCGATCCCCAAAAGAATTTCAGTAAGGCAAAGTTCACCTATACGTGGGACTTGGGGAACGG AGAGGTGATTCAAGGGACTGAGCCGGTGGTCCGCTATCATTATGCAGAATCAGGGAACTACACACTGCGGCTGAAAGTAGGAGTGAATGTGACCAAATACGCACCTCTACTCACTGACTTCTACTCCATGGATGTTCAAGTGCTGG ATGCCATTAAAAACATCGAGCTGAAGGGGCCCTCAGATTATGAGGTGTCTCAGAACACCAGTTTGGCTTTTCACGTCGATGGAAg tccTCCCATGTGGGTGTGCTGGCATTTCCTGCCCAACTGTGTGTCGGACATGACGGGGGGCTGCACGCTGACcattttgcatgaaaacactCTGCGACTGAACCACACCTTCACCTCCGCCGGCGTCCACTGCCTCGACATCAGTGTCCACAATGACATCAGCAAGCTGCAGACCTCCTTCAGCCTCTATGTCAAGAGGAAAA CCAACACCCACATGTTCTTCATCCTGTCCTGCGCTGCCATTCTTGTAGCAACCTTCTCCTTCATCACAGTCATCGCCTGCCGCCCCCTTCATCACCACAGATCACAG ATTGCTGCCACCAGTAACGCTATATTCCTGAAGAACCAAGACTCTGACGGTAAAAGCTCGATTCTTTTCAACTTCTCCAACgtggagaggggagagaaagagccaCTCCTCTTGCAGCATGGAGCTCAATACTCTTAA